The DNA segment GATTACGAACAGTTTCTGATCGAGATTGCTGATATTCTCGTAACAACTGCCAAATTTCATACTTCAATTCGTTGGTAGCTGTTGTAGGCATAGCACCGCATTTATTAAGTAAATAATTATTTGAGTAATCGCTTTTAAAGAATGCTGCGATTAAGCACTATCAACGCAAATGTCAAATTATTTGCTCTGTGAAAATTTTGATTGATTCACATTTGGTGTTATCAAAATGCCAAGAGTCCGAAAATCAAACAGAATTTAAACTAATAAGAATTGCATCGTGGTTTTATTTTTTTTTGTATTTTTTGGAGCTTTATCAGAGCTACATACAGACAAAATATAGAATTTTTAGGTAAAATTGAAACCGAAATTTTACCTAACTTTCTTAATAAGTATTAAGGCTGAATTTTTAATATATTTTGAGTAACACAAAGACCAAAACCTCCAGTATATTTACGGCTATTTTCTTGGAGCTTTATGTAAACTTTAGGATAAGTAATTAAGGAATTGTAAATTGAGCTATTTAATAAAGATTTTGGTAAAAAAATTGGGTGTAATCAGTGCAACACTTAAAAAAGTAATTAATACTGAAATAAAATTAAGAAAGTTTATTATTTTTTATAAAAAACTCATTGCAGACAACCTGGGTACGTAAGTCCTAATAACATTAGACCTCTTGCATGAATCTGATAGCTTCTCAGGCTGGAAGTCTGGCTGGATCTCAGCGATGTTGACCAACCCAATAAAAAAAGGGCTAGAAGCCCCTTTCTGTGATTTTTTTTGAGAGTATTAACAGCTTTTTACCACTGATTGAACTGCATTTTTCCCAACTCCCTGTCCTCACGGGATTTTATCAACCCGAAAATTGCGTTAGTTAAGCGAGTAGTCAAACCATGCACCTCAGGAAAATTAGGGGGTATGGGTTAACGTTCAATCAGAAATTTGATAATAGGCAAAGAATGGTTCCAGTGCCAGACAGCTTTGGCAATCAAGAAAATTTAGGCACGTTTGGGTTTATTCAACACGAGCGTAAAATATACCCCGAATCTTCACTTCCTTGGGTTCATCAGCGCCTAAATCAGTATCTGAAGGCTGTTCGCTCTCAAAAGTACCAGCAATTTCACCACTAGAGCTATCAACTTTAGCTATTTGTAGAGAAATTTTGCCGTTGAGAATTTCCGCACGCTTAACGTTAGTACGAGTAAGGTCTTCATCATCGGCTTGGGCTGGAAGAGCAACGGCATTATCATAGCCACTAACAACACCCCGACCTTTAGGATCTAAGAATGCAGCACCACGATAGGAAGGTACTTTGAATGTACCTTCAAAGTCTGTGGAAGTATTCAGACTGCTTAAGCCAGGTTGTGTTTGTGCAACTAAATTTTTAATGGTGAACAGGAAGGGTACTCGCTCACCACCAGGTAATTGCACAGTAATGGCTTGGAAGTCAAGACCATCTTTTTCCACAAAGGTCAAGCTGCTATCATCGTTGAACTTAAGATCACCCGATACCTGATCAATGGTGGAAGTGTATCTAGTTAACAATTTTCCAGCCACAAATTCTGCTGTTTGGCGTTTATTAGCAGGTTCTTCTTTGACGAAGAAATTGGTTGGTTCCAAGCAAAGTTCTTTGAGGACATAGGACTTACTGGAATCCAAGGGAATGGAGCCACGGCTGGTTTCTGTCAGTTGGGGACATTTGTTAGCCAGGCCAGTGCCTCGAATTTGTTCGTAAGTCAGTATATCTCTAGTACTAGAAGCTGGAGCGTCACTACAAGCAGTGAGTAGCCCCAAGCACACAGCCAAGAATGCAACAATTAAAGCGCGATACCTCATGATCAACCTCAATGTCAAAAATCGATATATAAAGGGTTTGGGCATAGTGATAAGTACATTTTGCGGCAAATTGGCATCACTACTTACCTCAAATAACGCGAAAGTTGGATTTGGCTTCGCGCTGTGCCAATACCTGTGGTGTTGGCAGGGTTGCCCAAGTCGTTCTGTATTATGTATGTGTTACCACTAAATACAGCCGCTTGCTTTATTAGGGAAATCAGCCAGATCATACGATTTTTTTTAACTCAAAATCAAAGCACTTCTGGTCTTGAGTAACTAGTGTTGATCCCATAAGGCTTCCTATGAGTCTGTGTGAATCGTCACTGCGCCACTTTAGTATTAAAGGTATTGAGATTAAGGAAGGTGTGTCCCCCCTGGGGATAAGGTATTGACAAAAGATTCTACGAATATGTGTGTAAATTTGTCTTAAGGGATGAAAGACGACTATATTCGGTAAATTTGGGTAGACTTAATTTAAACAGAGAGGGTTGCATGAGCAACAACAGCATTACGGAATCAAGTCAATTTTCAGATAAGTTACAAAATATTACGGATGTAGTCCAAGATGCGGCTAAAAGTTGCCAAGGAAATACTACGGCTCTTCTAAAATTGTTGCGCCAGTTAGAGCAGTTACACAGAGAGATTCGTGATGGAACATTCCAAGAAAGTTTACCTAATAATCGCCAGCATCTCTACGCTATGTTGAAAGACATTGAATCTGAGGGGGGTTGGCCTTATATTGAACGTATGAGATTACAAGCTTTTTTAAGCAACTTACTAGAAATAGAAACGGAAGAAAGCAAGCAACAGGTAAGTAGTGATGAATTGTTAAGTGACGATCGCTCTTGGAGCTGATACCGCAAGGTGGAATTTAGATACCCTACAGCTAATGCAAGTGCTATAAAATTCAA comes from the Nostoc sp. PCC 7120 = FACHB-418 genome and includes:
- a CDS encoding photosystem II manganese-stabilizing polypeptide is translated as MRYRALIVAFLAVCLGLLTACSDAPASSTRDILTYEQIRGTGLANKCPQLTETSRGSIPLDSSKSYVLKELCLEPTNFFVKEEPANKRQTAEFVAGKLLTRYTSTIDQVSGDLKFNDDSSLTFVEKDGLDFQAITVQLPGGERVPFLFTIKNLVAQTQPGLSSLNTSTDFEGTFKVPSYRGAAFLDPKGRGVVSGYDNAVALPAQADDEDLTRTNVKRAEILNGKISLQIAKVDSSSGEIAGTFESEQPSDTDLGADEPKEVKIRGIFYARVE